The following DNA comes from Amycolatopsis albispora.
GCACGCCGATCGCGGCGGCCTGCGCGAAGTACGGCGTGGACATGGACCTGCTCACCCGCGGTGCCGGGTTCGGCTACTTCGGCTCGACGCTGACCTCGCTGGTCTACGCGAGCTTCACGGTGATCTTCTTCGCGCTCGAGGGGTCGATCATGGCGCAGGCCTTCGACCTGGCGCTGGGCGTGCCACTGCCGGTCGGCTACCTGCTGTCCACGCTGATCGTGCTGCCGTTCGCGCTGTACGGCATGGGTGCGCTGGCGAAGATGCAGACCTGGACGCAGCCGCTGTGGATCGTCGGCTTGGTGCTGCCGTTCGTGGTGGTGGCGGTGCGGGAGCCGGGCAGGCTGGCGGAATTCGCCTCGTTCGGCGGCACCGAAGGCGCCGGCTCGCAGTTCTCGGCGATCGGGTTCGGCTTCGGCATGGGGGTGGCGCTGTCGTTGATCGGGCAGATCGGCGAACAGGCGGACTACCTGCGGTTCATGCCGGAGAAGACGGCGGAGAACAAGCGCTCGTGGTGGGCGGCGGTGCTGGCGGCGGGCCCCGGCTGGGTGATCCTCGGCGCGGCAAAGCAGATCGGCGGCGCGCTGTTGGCGTTTCTCGCACTGGGCGCGGTCGGCGAGGCACACGCACTGGAACCCATCGCGCCGTACCTGGAAGCGGTCAAACCCGCACTGGGCCCCGTTGCGCTGACTTTCGCCGCACTCTTCGTCGTCGTCTCGCAAATCAAAATCAACGCGACGAACGCCTACTCGGGTTCACTGTCTTTCGCGAACTTCTTCTCGCGTGTGCTGCACCGGCATCCGGGGCGGGTCTGGTATGTGTTGGTGAACTGCGGGATCGCGCTGGCGCTGATGGAATTCGGTGCGTTCGCTCTGCTGAACAAGATCCTGGGCTTCTACTCGAACGTGGCGATCGCTTGGATCGGCGCGGTGTGCGCGGACCTGCTGATCGTCAAGCCGCTGGGGTGGTCGCCGCGGTACGTCGAGTTCAAGCGGGCTTACCTGCACAAGGTCAACCCGGTCGGCTTCGGCTCGATGGTCTTTGCTTCGGCCGTGTCGATCACCGCGTATTTCGGGGCTTTCGGGGAGTTCCTGGCAGCGTTCAGCCCGTTGCTGGCGCTGGTGATCGCGGTGGTCTGCGTGCCGCTGCTGGCCTGGCTGACCGGTGGCCGGTACTACCTGGCGCGCCCGAACACCGTCCAGACCGGCGAGCTGCGGGCCACGCACAACTGCACGGTTTGCGGTGACGCCTACGAACTGCCGGACATCGCGGACTGCTCACGCCAACAGGGTGCGATCTGCTCACTCTGCTGCACCCTGGACGCCACCTGCCACGACGAGTGCCAGAAGCCAGGCGCGTCACCCACCTCCCTCCCCATGCCCACCTTCCACCCACCCACCTAGCCGCCCGGGGCGCACCCCCATGTCACGAAAGCCACATTCGAGACGCCAAACGTCTCGAAAGCCACATTCGTGACACTGCCCAAGCCCCGCCCCCCTGGAAAATCAACGTGCCCAGCCGACCATCCAAACCAAACGTGCCCAGCCCCCATCCAAACTCAACGCGCCCAGCCAACCATTCAAACTCAACGTGCCCAGCCGCCATCCAAACCGTAAGCCGGGAAAGGGAGCCGACGACCACCCACACTCCCCCTTCCCCGCCCCGGTCCACAGCCAAGAACACGGCGAAGACCCGCTTGTCAAGGTACTCTTCCCAGCCTTGACAAGCGGGTCTTCGCCGTCGTCACAATGAAACACCGGGGTGGCCCACCCGCATCAACAAGAAGACCCAGCCACATTCCCCGCGAACCGGGACCCCAGCCATTCCATCGCCACCGGCCCACCCACCGCAACACCCCCGATATGCTCCACCAACGGAAACGCCCGCCACTGCACCTTTACCCCCGCCCCGCAATAGCGCGACAACAAATCCTTCCCCACGCGGAACGGAATCAGCTCGTCCAAAGTCCCGTGGTACAGGAAAACCGGCGCGGTCGGCGCACGCTCGCCCGCCCGGTTCTCCGCCAGCCGCACCTGCCAGCGCGGGTCGCCCAGCGGGTCCTCGACGGTGACAAAATCAGCCAACCGCCCGAACGGCGCCGCCGCGCCCAATTCGATCGTGCAGGCGTCCTGGATCCGCGCAACCACCGACCGGCCCCGATCATTCAGGATCGACTCGAACGGCACGTCCGAATAAGCCGTCGCCAGGCCCGTCGCGGCCCCTAGCACCAAGCCGAACGCCGGGCCACCATCGTTGAACTTCGCGACCTCGTTCAGATCGGCGGGCACCCCGCCCGCCGCCACCCCGGCCACCTTCAACTCCGGCGCGTACGACGGGTGCAGCTCACCGGCGAACGCCGCCGCCTGCCCGCCCTGCGAATACCCGAACACCCCGACCGGCGCATCCGGCGACAAGCCCGCCTCACCGACCGTGAACGCCGCCCGCGCCGCGTCCAACATCGCGCGCCCCTCGGACTGACCCGTGGCGTACGTGTGCGTGCCAGGCGTGCCGAGGCCTTCGTAGTCGGTCAGCACGACCGCCCACCCCTTGCCCAGGGCCTGCCCGATCAGCGCGACCTCGTTCTCCGTGCCGGTGCGCAGCTTGTACGACGGCGCACACGAATCCCCGATGCCGTGCGTGCCCACCGCGTAGGTGAGCAGCGGCCGCGGCCCGTTCGCCCACGGCACCGGCGGCACGAGCAGTGTGCCGGACACCGCGTTCGCCTCACCGGTCGCCGAGGTCGAGCGGTACAGCAGCTGCCACGCCTTCACCGGCGCCGGGAACGGGCCGACCTTCACGTCCACGGCACGCTGCCGCAGCACGTCACCGGGCGAGCCGGTGAGCTGGTCGGGCGGGGTGTAGAAGGGGTCCTGCGACGGCACCGGCGGACTGGCCGCCTGCGCGGGAAGGGCACCAGCGGTCAAAGTCACCAGCGCGACGGTCAGGGCGGCCAAGGCTCGGCGCATGGATTTCACCTCCGTGCCGCG
Coding sequences within:
- a CDS encoding purine-cytosine permease family protein, translating into MTETVPTRKTTPPKRRYAKLAANENREDYSLRFAAHSFRRWRPAVVATTALGGIAYLADFAIGASIVFSYGFTSGVLAILAAALVIFVTGTPIAAACAKYGVDMDLLTRGAGFGYFGSTLTSLVYASFTVIFFALEGSIMAQAFDLALGVPLPVGYLLSTLIVLPFALYGMGALAKMQTWTQPLWIVGLVLPFVVVAVREPGRLAEFASFGGTEGAGSQFSAIGFGFGMGVALSLIGQIGEQADYLRFMPEKTAENKRSWWAAVLAAGPGWVILGAAKQIGGALLAFLALGAVGEAHALEPIAPYLEAVKPALGPVALTFAALFVVVSQIKINATNAYSGSLSFANFFSRVLHRHPGRVWYVLVNCGIALALMEFGAFALLNKILGFYSNVAIAWIGAVCADLLIVKPLGWSPRYVEFKRAYLHKVNPVGFGSMVFASAVSITAYFGAFGEFLAAFSPLLALVIAVVCVPLLAWLTGGRYYLARPNTVQTGELRATHNCTVCGDAYELPDIADCSRQQGAICSLCCTLDATCHDECQKPGASPTSLPMPTFHPPT
- a CDS encoding lipase family protein, which codes for MRRALAALTVALVTLTAGALPAQAASPPVPSQDPFYTPPDQLTGSPGDVLRQRAVDVKVGPFPAPVKAWQLLYRSTSATGEANAVSGTLLVPPVPWANGPRPLLTYAVGTHGIGDSCAPSYKLRTGTENEVALIGQALGKGWAVVLTDYEGLGTPGTHTYATGQSEGRAMLDAARAAFTVGEAGLSPDAPVGVFGYSQGGQAAAFAGELHPSYAPELKVAGVAAGGVPADLNEVAKFNDGGPAFGLVLGAATGLATAYSDVPFESILNDRGRSVVARIQDACTIELGAAAPFGRLADFVTVEDPLGDPRWQVRLAENRAGERAPTAPVFLYHGTLDELIPFRVGKDLLSRYCGAGVKVQWRAFPLVEHIGGVAVGGPVAMEWLGSRFAGNVAGSSC